One part of the Eublepharis macularius isolate TG4126 chromosome 16, MPM_Emac_v1.0, whole genome shotgun sequence genome encodes these proteins:
- the LOC129343872 gene encoding integrase/recombinase xerD homolog, with protein MQGVLCSVAPSTLRAYSAAAARFQAFATGAGTQGSWPASQDLVLQYLAHLKGLGLSPRTMRRDLAAISFFSKAQGLPDPCNCFLARRALEGWARLAPPPPDPRRPITIPILERVLQALPNLCWSAFEVQLFRAAFLITFFGAFRVSEVASGSRSDMSGRALAVSDITCSPRRATIRLRRSKTDQRGRGASVTLRAAAGRHLCPVRAIRAYLALRPPFPGPLFAPEDKLPLTRYQFASVLRACLRHAGFPPMRFGTHSFRIGAATVAAGLGLPAPAIQSIGRWRSSAFRSYIRPLGEAPY; from the coding sequence ATGCAGGGAGTATTATGCTCAGTGGCCCCTTCCACCCTCCGGGCTTACTCAGCGGCCGCCGCCCGTTTTCAGGCTTTCGCCACGGGGGCGGGCACCCAGGGATCCTGGCCCGCGTCACAGGACTTGGTTTTGCAGTACCTGGCACACCTCAAGGGCCTGGGGCTTTCTCCCCGGACTATGAGGAGGGATTTGGCAGCCATTTCATTTTTCAGCAAGGCGCAGGGACTTCCCGATCCTTGCAACTGCTTCCTAGCTCGCCGGGCCCTCgagggctgggccaggctggcccccccaccccctgacccccgGCGCCCCATCACCATTCCCATTTTGGAGCGGGTCCTTCAGGCACTCCCCAACCTGTGCTGGTCCGCTTTCGAGGTACAGCTTTTCCGGGCCGCTTTCctgatcaccttttttggtgcctTCCGCGTTAGCGAGGTGGCCTCGGGCTCCCGGTCCGACATGTCGGGTAGGGCCCTGGCTGTCTCTGACATCACCTGCTCCCCCCGCCGGGCGACCATCCGCCTGCGGCGGTCGAAGACCGACCAGCGCGGCCGGGGGGCCTCCGTCACGCTGCGGGCGGCCGCGGGCCGGCACCTGTGCCCGGTGCGGGCCATCAGGGCATACCTGGCCCTACGCCCGCCCTTCCCTGGCCCCCTCTTCGCGCCTGAGGATAAGTTGCCCCTCACCCGATACCAGTTTGCCTCCGTCTTGAGGGCATGTCTGCGCCATGCAGGTTTCCCCCCCATGCGGTTCGGCACTCACTCCTTCCGCATCGGGGCTGCCACCGTTGCCGCCGGATTGGGGCTCCCCGCCCCTGCCATCCAGTCCATTGGCCGCTGGCGTTCCAGCGCATTTCGCTCCTATATCCGCCCCCTCGGGGAGGCTCCTTACTAA